A DNA window from Ranitomeya imitator isolate aRanImi1 chromosome 2, aRanImi1.pri, whole genome shotgun sequence contains the following coding sequences:
- the LOC138662924 gene encoding uncharacterized protein isoform X1: MASGSDSSNTPPLRSPASSSEEEDQEEQREQGPRGQAVVAGRRVSQRALDEPLDIDMMVVSIEARGPLWDSRDPRHADQGILRRLWLEVAQSLWDGFDSASPKAKASFLKQLRTRWRSMKDRFRRGLKKEGQTRSGAAASRTSVYKYNRILQFLRPVLESRETHSSTRETVRPSGAVLCEAPSELSQPSHSESRSAPPQSGEPAAGPSDVPLAEASVAPSFGSSRQHQRASDRAVMPEFLHLSTVFQNGFKALCDKMFNIEMRLENIETDLSRPAKHFFNAIHNGMVEHLTPELQISVMQGCNNVYVTALQQARVMQSATNVPAVPSLAAMTPTPAAEHHHRAPRAEGHRHRHHRTEPQSSEHDRPSRAHRREADPHPEGERRKKKKKTTTTTSTTTLAMAAPQTTTRTQPGSTRSTPSTQAGSTRSTPSTQPGSTRSTPSTQPGSTRSRSSQPRTLVVPPPPSPPALAVSPPSTAWIDVGIPSSVIEYAASSPSSSSSFSSTPPKSGGYQSPLIADVDTP; the protein is encoded by the exons atggccagcggcagcgattcaagcaacaccccaccgctgaggagtccg gcttcttcaagtgaggaggaggaccaggaggaacagagggagcagggaccacggggccaagctgtggttgcaggacggaga gtttcacaacgggccctggatgaaccattggatattgacatgatggtggtatccattgaagcacggggcccgttgtgggacagccgtgacccccggcacgcggaccagggcatattgcggcgtctgtggttagaggtggcacaatcgctgtgggatggcttcgacagcgcttcccccaaggccaaagctagtttcc ttaaacaattgaggaccagatggcgctccatgaaggaccgcttcaggaggggcctgaaaaaggagggacagacccgtagtggtgctgcagcttcaaggacctcggtgtacaagtacaaccgtatactgcagttcctgcgaccggtccttgaaagcagaga aacacacagcagcacccgcgagactgtccgaccctctggagcggtcctttgtgaagcgccatctgaactgtcgcagccatcccacagcgagagcaggtctgcaccaccacaatctggcgaaccggcagccggtccatcagatgttcccctggccgaggcctctgtcgctccttccttcgggtcttcccgacagcatcagcgggcctcggacagggcggtcatgcccgaatttttacatttgagcaccgtatttcagaatggtttcaaggcgctgtgcgataaaatgttcaATATCGAaatgcgtcttgaaaacatcgaaacggatctctcgaggccggccaaacatttttttaatgccattcacaacggcatggttgaacatcttacgccggaactccagatttcggtcatgcagggctgcaacaatgtatatgtcactgctctgcagcaggctcgggtcatgcagtcggcgacaaatgtgcccgcagtaccatcgctggctgccatgactccgactcctgctgcagagcaccaccacagagctccgcgtgccgagggccaccgccaccgccaccacagaacagagccccaaagttcagagcatgacaggccttcaagggcacacagacgggaggccgacccacacccagagggagagaggaggaagaaaaagaagaagacgacgacgacgacaagcactacgaccttggctatggctgctccccaaactaccaccagaacacagcctgggtcgacccggagcacaccaagtacccaggctgggtctacacggagtacacccagtacccagcctgggtctacaaggagtacaccatctacacagcctgggtcgacccggagccggagtagccagccaaggacactggtcgtccctcctcctccctcacctcctgctttggcagtctcgccaccatcaactgcctggattgatgtcggcatcccgtctagtgtgatagagtatgctgcttcctccccctcgtcctcctcctcgttctcctcaacacccccaaaaagtgggggatatcaatcccctttaatagcagatgtagataccccctaa